A DNA window from Fragaria vesca subsp. vesca linkage group LG3, FraVesHawaii_1.0, whole genome shotgun sequence contains the following coding sequences:
- the LOC101308755 gene encoding endo-1,4-beta-xylanase A-like, with amino-acid sequence MTTGGKSNLLLLLLCTFLFPRFEVNALSYDYSASIECLENPHKPQYGGGIIVNPELNHGLRGWSTFGNAKLQHRESQAGNKFAVACNRNQPHAGISQKTYLQGNKLYTFSAWIQVSGGRGVPVTAIFKTSSGSFIHAGAIVAESNCWSMMKGGLTVNASGPAELYFESKNTSVDIWVDSVSLQPFTEKEWKSHHDQSIEKNRKSNVRIQAVDAEGNPLRNATISIQQKAPSFPFGCAMNKNILANTAYQNWFTSRFGVTTFENEMKWYSTENSQGKEDYSVADAMLQFAKQHNIAVRGHNVFWDDPQYQLGWVTSLDKHQLALAAFKRLYSVMNRYKGQVIAWDVVNENLHFDFFESKWGKNSSAILYNWATKADGETTLFMNEFNTIEESEDGDSTPAKYLQKLRDIQAFPGNNNLKMAIGLESHFRSPNIPYIRSSIDTLAAANLPIWITELDVQSGPNQAWYLEQIMREVYTHPKIQGIIIWAAWRPEGCYRMCLTDNNFKNLPTGDVVDKLLSEWGLKAGFASSATTDTNGVFEASLPHGDYEVQITDLESVKVSNAMVQGLNVAASSSASQQPLLVQLAA; translated from the coding sequence ATGACGACCGGAGGCAAGAGCAATCTGCTGCTGCTGCTGCTATGCACGTTTCTTTTTCCACGGTTTGAAGTCAATGCACTATCCTATGACTACTCGGCCAGCATCGAGTGTTTGGAAAACCCTCACAAACCCCAGTATGGTGGAGGAATCATCGTAAACCCTGAACTAAATCACGGCTTGAGAGGCTGGTCTACTTTCGGTAATGCAAAACTCCAGCATAGAGAATCACAGGCAGGCAACAAATTCGCTGTGGCTTGTAACAGAAACCAACCACATGCTGGTATTTCTCAAAAGACTTATTTGCAAGGAAACAAGCTTTATACTTTCTCTGCTTGGATACAAGTGAGTGGTGGCAGAGGCGTTCCGGTAACAGCTATTTTCAAGACTAGTTCTGGATCATTCATCCATGCTGGTGCTATTGTTGCAGAATCCAATTGCTGGTCCATGATGAAGGGTGGCCTAACTGTGAATGCATCAGGCCCGGCTGAGCTTTATTTTGAGAGCAAGAACACATCGGTTGACATTTGGGTTGATAGTGTCTCGTTGCAACCGTTCACCGAAAAGGAGTGGAAGTCTCATCATGATCAAAGCATTGAGAAGAATCGAAAGAGCAACGTGAGAATCCAAGCAGTTGATGCAGAAGGAAACCCTCTACGGAATGCCACAATCTCCATCCAACAAAAGGCTCCCAGCTTCCCTTTCGGATGCGCTATGAACAAGAACATTCTCGCCAATACTGCTTACCAAAACTGGTTCACTTCAAGGTTTGGAGTGACAACTTTTGAAAATGAAATGAAATGGTACAGCACAGAAAATTCACAGGGGAAAGAGGACTACTCGGTGGCTGATGCCATGCTTCAGTTTGCTAAACAACACAACATTGCAGTCAGAGGCCACAATGTGTTCTGGGATGATCCCCAGTACCAACTTGGTTGGGTTACATCACTCGATAAACATCAACTGGCTCTGGCTGCTTTCAAGAGGTTATATTCTGTCATGAACAGATACAAGGGCCAAGTTATCGCATGGGATGTCGTTAACGAAAACTTGCACTTTGATTTCTTTGAAAGTAAGTGGGGTAAAAATTCTTCAGCCATCTTATACAATTGGGCGACTAAAGCTGATGGAGAAACCACCTTGTTCATGAATGAATTTAATACCATTGAGGAGAGCGAGGATGGAGACTCCACCCCGGCTAAGTACCTTCAAAAGCTTAGAGATATACAAGCCTTTCCCGGTAACAACAACTTAAAGATGGCAATAGGACTCGAGTCTCATTTCAGGAGTCCTAACATTCCTTACATAAGATCTTCTATTGATACTCTGGCTGCTGCAAACCTGCCAATCTGGATAACAGAATTGGATGTCCAAAGCGGTCCGAATCAGGCATGGTACTTGGAGCAGATCATGAGGGAGGTATATACTCACCCTAAAATTCAAGGAATTATTATTTGGGCAGCATGGAGACCAGAAGGATGTTATAGAATGTGTTTAACAGACAACAATTTCAAGAACTTACCAACTGGTGATGTTGTCGACAAGCTGCTAAGTGAATGGGGTTTGAAGGCTGGCTTCGCCTCTTCTGCTACAACAGATACTAATGGTGTCTTTGAGGCCTCCCTTCCCCATGGAGATTATGAAGTGCAAATCACTGACCTGGAATCTGTGAAAGTTTCTAACGCTATGGTTCAGGGATTGAATGTGGCAGCAAGTTCCAGTGCATCCCAACAACCATTGCTGGTCCAACTTGCTGCATAA
- the LOC101309338 gene encoding F-box/kelch-repeat protein At3g06240-like, producing the protein MGNQKKPMRMPILHLPMEVIREILSWLPVKSVCRFRCVSKSWKSLILDPQFVKLHSDKALEHEDVFYQRRRVMIKDDSCHCLFSLDLDEVLDQNDIDNLGDNHDLLVKFRALRSKDLSGDDYYHGDDDVDDNEDLYPRCCIFSRVVLCCEGMLLLLGLSRLFGNVCLLNPATRESKVLPDPPEMFTPETGDYYYCVSGFAFDRCTQDYKVVKGDCCEGELKFCVYSLRNNSWLVIERQHHYEGFQSGQEGKVLNGGIHWVVQRNFEPESSMVILCFLLSEEEVREIPLPTDFDIVNNEEVNLSVVGECLCMIPKFLEEWL; encoded by the exons ATGGGGAACCAAAAGAAACCGATGCGTATGCCGATTCTGCACCTCCCTATGGAGGTCATCCGCGAGATTCTTTCATGGCTGCCGGTGAAGTCTGTATGCCGATTCAGGTGTGTATCCAAGTCCTGGAAGTCTCTAATTTTAGACCCCCAATTCGTGAAATTGCACTCTGACAAAGCCCTTGAGCATGAGGATGTGTTCTACCAGAGACGCAGAGTCATGATTAAAGATGATTCTTGTCACTGCCTCTTCTCTCTCGACCTCGATGAGGTTCTTGATCAAAATGATATTGATAATCTTGGTGATAATCATGATTTACTAGTCAAGTTCAGGGCATTGAGATCTAAAGATCTTAGCGGTGATGATTATTATCATGGCGATGACGATGTAGATGACAATGAAGATCTCTATCCAAGGTGTTGTATTTTTTCTAGGGTGGTGCTTTGCTGCGAGGGCATGTTGTTGTTGCTAGGGTTATCTAGGTTGTTTGGGAATGTCTGTTTGTTAAACCCGGCAACGAGGGAATCAAAGGTATTACCTGACCCACCGGAAATGTTTACTCCGGAGACAGGAGATTATTATTATTGCGTATCTGGGTTTGCATTTGATCGGTGCACCCAAGATTACAAGGTTGTTAAAGGGGACTGCTGCGAAGGGGAGCTTAAGTTTTGTGTTTACTCATTGAGAAACAATTCTTGGCTAGTCATTGAGAGGCAACATCACTACGAAGGTTTCCAATCTGGTCAGGAGGGGAAAGTGCTGAATGGAGGTATTCATTGGGTGGTCCAGAGAAATTTTGAGCCGGAGTCATCCATGGTTATCTTGTGTTTTCTTTTATCAGAGGAGGAGGTTCGAGAGATTCCGCTGCCAACTGATTTCGATATTGTAAATAATGAAGAAGTTAACTTGAGCGTCGTGGGAGAATGCCTATGTATGATACCTAA GTTTCTGGAAGAATGGCTATGA